In the genome of Hymenobacter cellulosivorans, one region contains:
- a CDS encoding cytochrome c3 family protein, giving the protein MNSIRLRPLSHVFLALFLTFAAVGSSTAQQGEASPVATAPAASKDGVTPGATAAAAPAAAAGATTGDAAAISAGAALFTQNCAQCHAINDVVVGPALKDVHKRRPISWLIPWIKNSSKVVASGDEYAVKIFNQYQKQQMPSFQLSDAEITSIISYVASESDKPSAATGGGATAGNAEKVDGADGGAAAAGAGTGNSTIDILLIVLVVVLLVLVVTLVIIANIMKDVLRGRKDLDGRDVEQLEQRFDLSKIYKSPVVRGLALTLFVLVVLYESVQGVMAIGLAQGYQPTQPIAFSHKLHAGENQINCSYCHTSVYKSKSANIPSANICMNCHSQVKTESPEIKKIYRAIERKQPIQWVRIHNLPDLAYFNHSQHTQVGGIECQTCHGPIQNMEVVYQYSPLTMGWCINCHRETPLNTKGNGYYTNLVKLHDKANAGAPFTVSSNGGTECSKCHY; this is encoded by the coding sequence ATGAATAGCATCCGACTTCGTCCTCTCTCCCACGTCTTTCTAGCTCTGTTTCTGACATTTGCTGCGGTGGGTTCCTCCACTGCCCAGCAAGGCGAAGCATCCCCGGTAGCTACTGCGCCGGCTGCTAGCAAAGATGGTGTGACGCCTGGCGCTACTGCCGCCGCCGCCCCAGCTGCCGCTGCGGGTGCCACTACCGGTGATGCCGCTGCAATCAGCGCTGGTGCCGCATTGTTCACGCAAAACTGCGCTCAGTGCCACGCCATCAATGATGTTGTGGTCGGCCCTGCCCTTAAAGACGTTCACAAGCGCCGGCCAATCTCCTGGCTGATTCCGTGGATCAAGAACTCCAGCAAAGTCGTTGCCAGCGGCGACGAGTACGCGGTGAAGATCTTCAATCAGTATCAGAAGCAGCAGATGCCGAGCTTCCAGCTCTCCGACGCTGAAATCACCTCGATTATCTCCTATGTAGCTTCTGAAAGCGATAAGCCTTCAGCTGCTACTGGGGGCGGTGCTACTGCTGGCAACGCCGAGAAAGTAGATGGCGCCGATGGTGGCGCGGCTGCCGCCGGTGCTGGCACTGGCAACAGCACCATCGACATTCTCCTGATTGTATTGGTAGTTGTGCTCCTGGTGCTGGTGGTAACTCTGGTTATCATCGCCAACATCATGAAGGATGTGCTGCGCGGCCGCAAAGACCTCGATGGTCGCGACGTGGAGCAGCTGGAGCAGCGCTTCGACCTGTCCAAAATCTACAAGTCGCCCGTAGTGCGCGGCCTGGCTCTGACGCTGTTTGTACTTGTTGTACTGTACGAATCGGTACAGGGGGTAATGGCTATCGGTCTGGCTCAGGGCTACCAGCCTACCCAGCCCATTGCCTTCTCGCACAAGCTGCACGCTGGTGAAAACCAGATCAACTGCTCGTATTGCCACACCTCGGTGTACAAGAGCAAGAGCGCTAACATTCCTTCGGCCAACATTTGTATGAACTGCCACTCGCAGGTAAAGACGGAGTCGCCCGAAATCAAGAAGATCTACCGCGCCATCGAGCGGAAGCAGCCTATCCAGTGGGTTCGTATCCACAACCTGCCTGACCTGGCGTACTTCAACCACTCGCAGCACACCCAGGTAGGCGGCATCGAGTGCCAGACCTGCCACGGCCCGATCCAGAACATGGAGGTAGTGTATCAGTATTCGCCCCTGACCATGGGCTGGTGCATCAACTGCCACCGCGAAACTCCCCTCAACACGAAGGGCAACGGCTACTACACCAACCTGGTGAAGCTGCACGACAAAGCCAACGCTGGTGCTCCTTTCACGGTATCGTCGAACGGCGGTACGGAGTGCTCGAAGTGCCACTACTAG
- the rpsF gene encoding 30S ribosomal protein S6: MEVRNYETVFILTPVLNETQVQETIEKFSQVLKENSADIIHSENWGLKKLAYPIQKKNTGYYFLVEFTGSGNIVDVLELAFRRDERVIRFLTTVLDKHAVAYSQRRRNGEMNQQKAKQQSEAVAQ; encoded by the coding sequence ATGGAAGTAAGAAATTACGAGACGGTCTTCATCCTGACTCCCGTGTTGAACGAGACGCAGGTGCAAGAGACGATCGAGAAGTTCTCGCAGGTGCTTAAGGAAAATAGCGCCGACATTATCCACTCCGAAAACTGGGGCCTCAAGAAGTTGGCTTACCCCATCCAGAAGAAAAACACCGGATACTACTTCCTGGTGGAGTTCACTGGCTCAGGTAACATCGTTGACGTACTCGAGCTGGCGTTCCGCCGCGACGAGCGTGTCATCCGCTTCCTGACGACCGTTCTCGACAAGCACGCGGTGGCATACAGCCAGCGTCGTCGCAACGGCGAGATGAACCAGCAGAAGGCCAAACAACAATCGGAAGCCGTAGCCCAGTAA
- the rpsR gene encoding 30S ribosomal protein S18, which yields MSLANEKIHKQDTRKKYCRFKKNGIKYVDYKDPNFLLKFVNEQGRILPRRITGTSLKFQRKIAQAVAKARHLALMPYVTDSLK from the coding sequence ATGAGCCTAGCCAACGAGAAAATCCACAAGCAGGATACCCGTAAGAAATATTGCCGCTTCAAGAAGAACGGCATTAAATACGTGGACTACAAAGACCCGAACTTCCTGCTGAAGTTTGTGAACGAGCAGGGCCGCATTCTGCCCCGTCGTATCACCGGCACCAGCCTGAAATTCCAGCGCAAAATTGCCCAAGCCGTGGCCAAAGCCCGTCACTTGGCTCTGATGCCCTACGTAACCGATTCGTTGAAGTAA
- the rplI gene encoding 50S ribosomal protein L9: MEVILKDDVKNLGYKNDIVTVKPGYGRNYLLPQGLAMLADKTNKKIVAENVRQAAHKADKIKGDAQAIADKIGDAAFEIKAKVGETGKIFGRVTTLQLAEALKAKGVDVDRKRISFDQEPASAGEYTATINLHKEVKHQVRFNVVAE, translated from the coding sequence ATGGAAGTAATTCTGAAAGACGACGTAAAGAACCTGGGCTACAAGAACGACATCGTTACTGTAAAGCCCGGTTACGGTCGTAACTACCTGCTGCCGCAGGGTCTGGCCATGCTGGCCGACAAGACCAACAAGAAAATCGTTGCCGAGAACGTACGTCAGGCTGCTCACAAAGCCGACAAGATCAAAGGTGACGCGCAGGCCATTGCCGACAAAATCGGTGATGCCGCTTTCGAGATCAAAGCCAAAGTGGGCGAAACCGGCAAGATCTTCGGCCGCGTGACCACCCTGCAGCTGGCCGAGGCTTTGAAAGCTAAGGGCGTAGACGTAGACCGCAAGCGCATCTCCTTCGACCAGGAGCCTGCGTCGGCTGGTGAGTACACGGCTACCATCAACCTGCACAAAGAAGTGAAGCACCAGGTGCGCTTCAACGTAGTAGCTGAGTAA
- a CDS encoding GSCFA domain-containing protein, protein MFRTELPLTPHPQQLPLSTRVLTVGSCFSDTIGHRLAETKVSTLVNPFGTVFNPLSACQLLRAAAGEDMDWQQHLVEARGRWQSYDLHATIGADSPVTLLQRIQGLVQEVGEFLAQTDVVVLTLGTAYAYRLLETDEVVNNCHKVPAEKFEKVLLTPDEIINAVAETHAYLRRANPKLRFILTVSPVRHVKDTLPLNSVSKSVLRVACHYLSELLPDVSYFPAYELLVDDLRDYRFYAADMLHPSDVAENYIWERFTRTYFDPAFGRFRREWEAVRQALGHRPLYPEAAEHREFLEATLGRLHRLASQADVHAEIGEVERQLAALPLPKPQPVPEPELEDDDEERIDIGEPTTELIDVVTAVVPVATPLVTSEPAADEAAEPEEAEEDEYDTEDTPEENLGISLESEAPVFVKKKRRSRGGAKRTARKRAAQQAAEAAAAASVSATATVEPQEPEQQAAVAAEPEVELEAALTVSGGDSTAEPVLAEPAAQPEAAPAETPAPIVRTETPKPEPAPNVDWLQPMDEPEETPEPRRRGQKSRGKGQIAAEKKPRDTKDRIITTPPTKSRRKPAPLYAEPVVAPEETVEAVQPVVVETVIPEATAPLAPEPSITLDAPTPEATSATEPTPVEAAPVETVVPEPVQAAPTLAPARKPRASRAKAATAPKEAEATPETPQPTATAPKKAPARKPAPKKPKAATPAPAPAPAPAADEPQPAAPKKRSRPPRKKPGAADETPAAS, encoded by the coding sequence ATGTTTCGTACTGAATTACCGCTGACGCCGCACCCCCAACAGCTACCGCTCTCAACCCGAGTGCTGACGGTGGGCTCGTGCTTTTCGGACACTATTGGCCACCGCCTAGCGGAAACCAAGGTGAGCACCCTGGTTAATCCTTTTGGCACCGTGTTCAACCCTCTCTCGGCGTGCCAGCTGCTGCGCGCGGCCGCCGGCGAGGATATGGACTGGCAACAGCACCTAGTAGAAGCCCGGGGCCGCTGGCAGAGCTACGATTTGCACGCCACTATCGGGGCCGACTCGCCCGTAACGCTGCTGCAGCGAATCCAGGGGCTGGTGCAAGAGGTTGGTGAGTTTCTGGCGCAGACCGACGTGGTGGTGCTGACCCTGGGCACGGCTTACGCATACCGCTTGCTGGAAACCGATGAGGTAGTCAACAATTGCCACAAAGTGCCGGCCGAGAAGTTTGAGAAAGTACTACTGACGCCCGACGAGATTATCAATGCCGTAGCGGAAACCCACGCTTATCTGCGGCGGGCCAACCCCAAGCTGCGCTTTATTCTGACGGTAAGCCCAGTGCGGCACGTAAAGGATACGCTGCCATTGAACTCGGTGAGCAAGTCGGTGCTGCGCGTGGCTTGCCACTATCTGAGCGAGCTGCTGCCCGACGTGTCGTACTTCCCGGCGTACGAGCTGCTGGTAGACGACTTGCGCGACTACCGCTTCTACGCTGCCGATATGCTGCACCCCTCGGACGTGGCCGAAAACTACATCTGGGAGCGTTTCACCCGCACGTACTTCGACCCGGCCTTTGGCCGTTTCCGACGGGAATGGGAAGCCGTACGTCAGGCCCTGGGGCACCGGCCGCTGTACCCGGAAGCCGCCGAGCACCGGGAGTTTCTGGAAGCCACGCTGGGCCGGCTGCACCGCTTAGCCAGCCAGGCAGACGTACACGCCGAAATCGGGGAGGTGGAGCGGCAGCTGGCTGCTTTGCCCCTGCCCAAGCCTCAGCCAGTGCCCGAGCCGGAGCTTGAGGACGATGATGAGGAACGCATTGATATTGGCGAGCCAACTACCGAGCTTATTGACGTCGTGACGGCGGTAGTACCGGTAGCAACCCCACTAGTGACTTCTGAGCCCGCCGCTGACGAGGCTGCGGAACCAGAAGAAGCGGAGGAGGATGAGTATGATACGGAAGACACCCCCGAGGAAAACCTGGGCATATCTCTGGAGAGTGAAGCTCCCGTGTTTGTCAAGAAAAAGCGGCGCAGTCGGGGTGGAGCCAAGCGTACGGCCCGTAAAAGAGCCGCCCAGCAAGCCGCCGAAGCCGCCGCTGCCGCTTCAGTGTCGGCTACAGCTACGGTTGAACCCCAGGAGCCTGAGCAGCAAGCGGCAGTAGCAGCAGAGCCTGAAGTTGAGCTTGAAGCTGCCCTTACTGTTTCGGGTGGAGATAGTACTGCAGAGCCCGTGCTGGCAGAACCCGCTGCTCAGCCTGAGGCCGCCCCAGCGGAAACTCCAGCACCGATTGTTCGCACTGAAACTCCTAAACCGGAGCCAGCACCGAATGTGGACTGGTTGCAGCCGATGGACGAGCCGGAGGAAACTCCAGAGCCTCGGCGGCGGGGCCAAAAGTCGCGCGGAAAAGGACAAATCGCGGCGGAAAAGAAACCCCGAGATACCAAGGACCGGATTATCACGACTCCACCTACCAAGTCGCGGCGAAAGCCTGCCCCGCTGTACGCTGAGCCAGTCGTAGCGCCGGAAGAAACAGTGGAGGCCGTTCAGCCGGTGGTAGTGGAAACGGTGATTCCTGAAGCAACTGCCCCGCTTGCGCCCGAACCATCTATTACCCTCGACGCACCAACGCCGGAAGCAACTTCTGCCACAGAGCCAACGCCGGTGGAAGCTGCACCGGTGGAAACGGTAGTACCGGAGCCCGTACAAGCTGCTCCGACGCTTGCTCCGGCCAGAAAGCCCCGTGCTTCGCGGGCTAAAGCTGCTACAGCGCCCAAAGAAGCCGAAGCCACACCGGAAACCCCGCAGCCCACTGCTACGGCACCGAAGAAAGCTCCAGCCAGAAAGCCCGCCCCGAAGAAACCCAAAGCGGCAACGCCGGCTCCAGCCCCGGCACCTGCTCC